In Deltaproteobacteria bacterium, the genomic window CAGCCTTCAGCGCCACTCGCGCATTCTGTTCTACGAGAAGCACTGACGTTCCCTGCTGCTTGCGGAGTTCCTGGATTACCCGAAAGATCTCCTGGACCAATAACGGAGCAAGTCCCATAGCCGGTTCGTCAAGGAGGAGCAGCTTTGGTTTTGCCATGAGAGCCCGGCCTATGGCCAGCATCTGTTGCTCACCTCCCGATAGAGTTCCCGCAACCTGTTTCCGCCTTTCCAGAAGCTGAGGGAAAAGCACATAGACTGTGTCCTTGTCTTTCATTATTTCTTTTCTTTTTTCTCCAGCACGAAAGCGGAGATACGCGCCAAGTTCAATATTGTCATCAACGGTAAGGGGTTTGAAAACCTGCCTCCCTTCGGGAACCTGAGAGATACCGAGCCTGACTATGCTATCCGGAGAAAGGTTGTTTATCAAGGCGCCATCAAAATGTATTTCGCCGTTCAAAGGGGGTGTAACGGCAGAAATCGTATTCAGGATTGTCGTCTTGCCGGCGCCGTTGGCGCCGATCAGGGCAACGATCTCTCCGGCGCTGACATGCAGGGAGACATTCTTCAGTGCCTGCAATTTACCATAATATGTGTTGATGTTTTTAAGTTTCAACATTGCTATGAAAATAACCTCTGGATATCCCCTCTTATCTAATAAAACCACCCTCAATCCCCCTTTACGAAAGAGGGACTTTATTAATCCTCTCCGAGATAGGCCGTGATTACTTTTTCATTTTCCTGAATCTCTCGCGGCGTCCCTTCCGCAAGTTTATGCCCGAGATTGAGAACAACGATGCGATTGCAGATTTCCATAACCAGTTCCATATCATGTTCCACCAGAGCTACCGTCACCCCTGAATCATTTATTTTTTTTATCATTATGGCAAGGTCGGAAGTCTCCCTGCTGTTAAGCCCTGCCGCCGG contains:
- a CDS encoding ABC transporter ATP-binding protein; translated protein: MLKLKNINTYYGKLQALKNVSLHVSAGEIVALIGANGAGKTTILNTISAVTPPLNGEIHFDGALINNLSPDSIVRLGISQVPEGRQVFKPLTVDDNIELGAYLRFRAGEKRKEIMKDKDTVYVLFPQLLERRKQVAGTLSGGEQQMLAIGRALMAKPKLLLLDEPAMGLAPLLVQEIFRVIQELRKQQGTSVLLVEQNARVALKAADRGYVLETGKVILEETASELLANKDVQRAYLGRDKKEIWER